In Leptospira montravelensis, the DNA window GAAGTTCTCGGAGAAAACTTTTGCAACCAGGACTCTTCATCAAACTTTTGTTTTTGACTATCTATCCAACCATAACAAAGTGCAACGTCTAGTGCTTCTGCATAACTGACAGTTTTGATTCCAGAATCTTTTTTGAATATTTTTAACCAAATTCCATTAGAAAGGCCATGATTTTTATCCAGCCATTCTTCAAATTTATTTTGTGTTTTAAATTCTTTTGTTGGTATCGTATTCAATTGATTCATACCTATTTCATTTTCCTATTTTGTTCCATTTCTTAGCCGGCAACTAAACAACTACTACATCGTATTTTGTAGTTACCTTTACCCTTTGTATACAGGACAATGTTATGCGTAGTTATTGATTTTATTTATTACCTGAGCCTATAGAATGAATTAAATCACCCATACTTTTAATTTCTGGCAAAGCAGATTGGATCACAAAAGCAATAAAAGTGAAGATAGTAAGTAATATTAAAAATGGTTTAATTGTATTTTTCAAAACCACACCATACCAACCAATTTGTTGGTAATTTTGCATTTTTTTGTAAATAAAAGTCATGGTAAAAGATTCAAAAACTAATTCAGAAAGAAAAATTGGAGAGATAAATATAACATATCCAAATATTATCAAAACTGAAAGAGTCAGTATAAGAATAAGTATAATTAAAAAAGCTTGTTCATGTTCGAATAAAAAATCATAGGGGGCAGATGAGATATTTACATCTAAACAACTCGATAATTTATTAGAATCAATTCTCAAGATATTTATTGATTCATCTGGATGAAGATTCATTCCCTTAAAAGCAAAAAATATCCAAATTTTCAGGAACAGAAAAAAAGAAAAATACCCCACAAAAATAGCGATTGGATATCGAAAATACATTTTAGTAATCCCAAAATTTAATAAGCTAATAGAGCAGAGTGTTGTGCATATAAAAGTCGCACTCAAAATCACAAACATCTGGAATCTAGGATTTCCTCTTTTTAATAAAATCGCTTTGATTTGATCTATTTGTTTGATCTTTGGATTCTCTATTCTTTCTTTTTTAGTTAGTTTCATTATTTTTTTCAAAAACTACTTATAACGAAATAGGTTTATCGATGTTGTCAGCCGACATTTGCTTCCTTCTTTTTTATATCTTTTATTAACAATACCAAATAAAGGATTATGTAAAATATAAATATATAGAAAGTAATTGAGTTGATAATTTCAAATTTCCCAAAGAATGCGTCAATCAGGGCTGATGGTATGATTGCTAAAAAAATAATCCCATTTAGTGAATTTTTATAATTCTCTTCCGCATTTTTTATATTCTTAAATAAGTTATAGAAAATTGAGATTATAAAAATTTCTATTTTTCTTATTATAAATTGAAATAGAATCATAACCAAAAATCCCAAAATAATGGCAGGTATGGTTCCCAGCTTTATCCATTGTTGGATATTTTCACTTGTGAAATCCCAATCGCCGAAAGTGCCTGCAGGAAAAGATCTTATTTCGCCGGATTTCCTAACTACACTTATGTGTTTACTTGAAATAATTACAGAATTAACAGGCAAATCATTAGGAATGGATTCGGAGCAATGAACGAAATATAGTGCAAGTCCAGATTCTTCATCTTCATATTTAGAATCGCACTCAATCTCTGTTTCAACATTTCCATTCAAAATCTTGAAAGCAGGAAAGTCGTCGAAATATTTATCAGGATTTGCGAAGAAAAAAAACGATGCAAAGAGCATTGAAAAAAAACCAGGAATTGCAATCAAAATTGCCAAATACAAAATATCAGTTTTGGTTCCAATATTATGGTTTTGTTTCGCATGTTTTAAACCTAGGGTAGGTATAAAAGCAAGATATACGCTTTTTAAAAAATTAATGGTTTGATTCATTTTATCTCCTTTTGCTCATTTTAAAAAAATCAGCCTAAATTCGCAACAATACTAGACTGACCAACCCTCCAAATCGCGAAGCCTACAAGTGCAGGCTGTTATACGCAGAGTGAATGTTG includes these proteins:
- a CDS encoding DUF1189 family protein is translated as MNQTINFLKSVYLAFIPTLGLKHAKQNHNIGTKTDILYLAILIAIPGFFSMLFASFFFFANPDKYFDDFPAFKILNGNVETEIECDSKYEDEESGLALYFVHCSESIPNDLPVNSVIISSKHISVVRKSGEIRSFPAGTFGDWDFTSENIQQWIKLGTIPAIILGFLVMILFQFIIRKIEIFIISIFYNLFKNIKNAEENYKNSLNGIIFLAIIPSALIDAFFGKFEIINSITFYIFIFYIILYLVLLIKDIKKKEANVG